The following coding sequences lie in one Halogeometricum rufum genomic window:
- a CDS encoding PGF-CTERM-anchored ABC transporter substrate-binding protein gives MRRSTLTLVTLLLVVAAPLAGATTVGAASAQADSCTFPYSATDATGTEVTVDSDPERVVTLSPSAAQTMWELGASDEVVGVSQYAAYLDGADEKANVSGGGGPSVERVLAANPDLVLVPNSTYGFARDRVEQIRAQGVPVFVFGAGTSLSFVADKTEQIGRLTGNCEAGRESAAEIRTSVDQMREVLADEEKPVGLNYFYGYTSGANTFIGDVMTTGGLRNGAAEANITGFAQVNTETVVEMNPEYVVVPSGASVPSTAAWNSTTAVQEGNVVAVNENYLQQPAPRSVDAAETIMQAVHPEAFEEYRAMQTQSNATATAAETEMATTTGDAPETTAQATTTVAVDDTPAASQTATGTSTPGFGVLLTFVSLLATALLATRR, from the coding sequence ATGCGACGCAGCACACTCACGCTCGTGACGCTTCTCCTGGTCGTCGCCGCCCCCCTGGCGGGCGCGACGACGGTCGGAGCGGCGTCGGCACAGGCAGACTCGTGTACGTTTCCCTACTCCGCGACGGACGCGACCGGAACCGAGGTGACGGTGGACTCGGACCCCGAACGCGTCGTCACGCTGAGTCCGAGCGCGGCCCAGACGATGTGGGAGCTAGGGGCGTCGGACGAGGTGGTCGGCGTCTCGCAGTACGCCGCCTACCTCGACGGCGCGGACGAGAAGGCGAACGTCTCGGGCGGCGGCGGTCCGAGCGTCGAACGCGTGCTGGCCGCGAACCCGGACCTCGTCCTCGTCCCGAACTCCACCTACGGGTTCGCCCGGGACCGCGTCGAGCAGATTCGCGCGCAGGGCGTCCCCGTGTTCGTCTTCGGCGCGGGCACGTCCCTGTCGTTCGTCGCGGACAAGACCGAACAGATCGGCCGCCTCACCGGCAACTGCGAGGCGGGGCGCGAGTCGGCGGCAGAGATTCGCACGTCCGTCGACCAGATGCGCGAGGTCCTCGCGGACGAGGAGAAGCCCGTCGGTCTCAACTACTTCTACGGCTACACCTCCGGCGCGAACACGTTCATCGGCGACGTGATGACCACGGGCGGCCTGCGGAACGGGGCCGCGGAGGCCAACATCACGGGCTTCGCGCAGGTGAACACCGAGACGGTGGTCGAGATGAACCCCGAGTACGTCGTCGTCCCCTCCGGCGCGTCCGTCCCGAGCACGGCGGCGTGGAACAGCACCACCGCCGTACAGGAGGGTAACGTCGTCGCGGTGAACGAGAACTACCTCCAGCAACCCGCGCCGCGGTCGGTCGACGCCGCCGAGACCATCATGCAGGCGGTCCACCCCGAGGCGTTCGAGGAGTACCGGGCGATGCAGACCCAGTCGAACGCGACGGCGACGGCGGCCGAGACGGAGATGGCCACCACGACGGGCGACGCGCCCGAGACGACGGCGCAGGCGACGACGACGGTGGCCGTCGACGACACGCCCGCGGCGTCGCAGACGGCCACGGGGACGAGTACGCCCGGATTCGGCGTGCTCCTCACGTTCGTCTCCCTCCTCGCGACGGCCCTGCTGGCGACGCGTCGCTGA
- a CDS encoding NADPH-dependent F420 reductase: MDVGILGTGSVGTALATGLAAAGHDVVVGSRDPESNRIEGVTVVSQRAAAERGVVVLALPAGAVVDVACELRDALAGKTVLDAANEYPTARGDGSLAERVADAAPEARVVKAFNTIGANRMTDPVVAGDPATMFVAGDDADAVAAAETLAADLGFDPVAAGDLTAAVHLEHLARFWIHLSREYGRDVAVRFLREGDGRT; encoded by the coding sequence ATGGACGTTGGAATCCTCGGCACCGGGAGCGTCGGGACCGCACTCGCGACCGGACTCGCGGCGGCCGGTCACGACGTCGTCGTCGGGTCGCGCGACCCCGAGTCGAACCGAATCGAGGGCGTCACGGTCGTCTCGCAGCGTGCGGCGGCCGAACGGGGCGTCGTCGTCCTCGCACTACCGGCCGGCGCGGTCGTCGACGTCGCGTGCGAACTCCGAGACGCACTCGCCGGAAAAACGGTCCTCGACGCGGCGAACGAGTACCCGACCGCTCGGGGAGACGGCTCCCTCGCCGAACGCGTCGCCGACGCCGCGCCCGAGGCGCGCGTCGTGAAGGCGTTCAACACCATCGGGGCGAACCGCATGACGGACCCGGTGGTGGCCGGCGACCCGGCGACCATGTTCGTCGCGGGCGACGACGCCGACGCCGTCGCGGCGGCCGAGACGCTGGCGGCAGACCTCGGCTTCGACCCGGTGGCGGCGGGGGACCTGACGGCGGCGGTCCATCTGGAACACCTCGCGCGGTTCTGGATCCACCTCAGTCGGGAGTACGGCCGCGACGTGGCCGTCCGCTTCCTCCGGGAGGGCGACGGACGGACCTGA
- the srp19 gene encoding signal recognition particle subunit SRP19 — MAVENVIWPRYLDASTSRSAGRRVPLGDAVEEPTVDEIAEAVQQIGYDAVIERDVRHPQEWDARGRVVVKGADDSTKNDLVQAVAAYVGILRD, encoded by the coding sequence ATGGCTGTGGAGAACGTCATCTGGCCCCGCTATCTCGACGCGTCGACGTCGCGGTCGGCGGGCCGACGCGTGCCGCTCGGAGACGCCGTCGAGGAACCGACCGTGGACGAGATAGCCGAAGCGGTCCAGCAGATCGGCTACGACGCCGTCATCGAACGCGACGTGAGACACCCGCAGGAGTGGGACGCGCGCGGCCGCGTCGTCGTCAAGGGAGCCGACGACTCGACGAAGAACGACCTCGTCCAGGCCGTCGCCGCCTACGTCGGCATCCTCCGGGACTGA
- a CDS encoding H/ACA ribonucleoprotein complex subunit GAR1, translating into MQRVGTVSRTAQNLAIARCEGAEHPDIGREVVDESLSSVGRVVDVFGPVSRPYVAITTSGNPASLVGEKLYAR; encoded by the coding sequence ATGCAGCGAGTGGGGACCGTCTCGCGGACCGCACAGAACCTCGCCATCGCCCGCTGTGAGGGTGCTGAACACCCGGACATCGGACGCGAAGTGGTCGACGAGTCGCTCTCGTCGGTCGGCCGCGTCGTGGACGTGTTCGGCCCCGTCTCCCGACCGTACGTGGCCATCACCACCTCTGGTAACCCCGCGTCGCTGGTCGGCGAGAAGCTCTACGCGCGCTGA